From Orcinus orca chromosome 3, mOrcOrc1.1, whole genome shotgun sequence, a single genomic window includes:
- the ZGLP1 gene encoding GATA-type zinc finger protein 1: MEAEPAPDLSMLRELLAPPCLDPEPPPELATQQAPKTPGCLRPSGRSFWPAHQDSVTALHFLQETAEGLAQPATWDTQALGPCWEPKALETLGALPPAKDTKNMLTPVSQQSRSLGPRVAPPASSAQPQRRPRKQSNPQRGAEKVDPQFEGVTLKFQIKPDSSLQIIPTYSLACSTRSQGPPPGPARVPEANARGSEALGPRRCASCRTQRTPLWRDAEDGTPLCNACGIRYKKYGTRCSSCWLVPRKSVQPKRLCGRCGVLLGPHPVPTQEG; this comes from the exons ATGGAGGCCGAGCCAGCCCCGGACTTGTCGATGCTTCGAGAGCTGCTGGCGCCGCCCTGTCTGGACCCCGAACCGCCCCCGGAACTCGCCACCCAGCAGGCACCAAAGACCCCAGGATGCCTCAGACCCAGTGGCAG GTCCTTCTGGCCTGCACACCAGGACTCGGTCACCGCCCTTCACTTCCTCCAAGAGACAGCAGAGGGGCTGGCCCAGCCCGCCACCTGGGACACTCAGGCCCTAGGGCCCTGCTGGGAGCCGAAGGCCCTGGAGACTCTGGGAGCCCTACCTCCGGCCAAGGATACCAAGAACATGCTGACCCCAGTCAGCCAGCAGAGCCGCAGCCTGGGGCCCCGAGTGGCTCCCCCGGCCTCTTCAGCCCAGCCACAGAGGAGACCCCGGAAGCAGTCGAACCCCCAGCGGGGCGCCGAGAAAGTGGACCCCCAGTTCGAGGGGGTGACCCTGAAGTTTCAGATAAAGCCAGATTCCAGCCTACAGATCATACCCACCTACAG CCTGGCCTGCAGCACCCGCTCTCAGGGTCCCCCACCAGGCCCTGCCAGAGTCCCAGAGGCCAATGCAAGAGGCAGCGAGGCTCTGG GGCCCCGACGCTGTGCTTCCTGTAGGACCCAGAGGACCCCACTCTGGAGAGATGCCGAAGATGGGACCCCCCTCTGCAACGCCTGTGGTATCAG GTACAAGAAATATGGTACCCGGTGCTCCAGCTGCTGGCTGGTGCCCAGGAAAAGTGTCCAGCCCAAGAGGCTGTGTGGCAGATGTGGGGTGTTGCTGGGTCCCCACCCAGTCCCAACTCAGGAAGGGTAA
- the FDX2 gene encoding ferredoxin-2, mitochondrial isoform X3 — protein MMPVMAASVARGGVSAGFLLRAARGAWWCRPGGFWGSGEAAAAPATAKKFRATGSRPAGEEEAGGPERPGDVVNVVFVDRSGQRIPVSGRVGDNVLYLAQRHGVDLEGACEASLACSTCHVYVSEDHLDLLPPPDEREDDMLDMAPLLQENSRLGCQIVLTPELEGAEFTLPKITRNFYVDGHVPKPH, from the exons ATGATGCCTGTCATGGCCGCCTCCGTGGCCCGGGGAGGTGTGAGTGCTGGGTTCCTGCTGCGGGCGGCCAGGGGTGCCTGGTGGTGCCGACCCGGGGGTTTTTGGGGGTccggggaggcggcggcggcgcctgCGACAGCCAAGAAGTTCCGGGCGACAG GCTCGCGCCCGGCGGGGGAGGAAGAAGCCGGCGGCCCCGAGCGGCCCGGGGACGT GGTGAACGTGGTGTTCGTAGACCGGTCAGGCCAACGGATTCCGGTGAGCGGCAGAGTCGGGGACAATGTTCTCTACCTGGCCCAGCGCCATGGGGTGGATCTGGAAG GAGCCTGTGAAGCCTCCCTGGCGTGCTCCACCTGCCACGTGTATGTGAGCGAGGACCACCTGGACCTTCTGCCTCCTCCTGACGAGAG GGAGGACGACATGCTGGACATGGCCCCCCTCCTCCAAGAGAACTCCCGGCTGGGCTGCCAGATTGTGCTGACACCTGAGCTGGAAGGGGCTGAATTCACCCTGCCCAAGATCACCAGGAACTTCTACGTGGACGGCCACGTCCCCAAGCCCCACTGA
- the FDX2 gene encoding ferredoxin-2, mitochondrial isoform X2, translating into MSALMFGQLRAHLSRVRHGAYLVSGSHDACHGRLRGPGRCECWVPAAGGQGCLVVPTRGFLGVRGGGGGACDSQEVPGDRLAPGGGGRSRRPRAARGRGERGVRRPVRPTDSGACEASLACSTCHVYVSEDHLDLLPPPDEREDDMLDMAPLLQENSRLGCQIVLTPELEGAEFTLPKITRNFYVDGHVPKPH; encoded by the exons ATGTCGGCGCTTATGTTCGGGCAATTACGGGCCCATCTCTCTCGCGTGCGCCACGGCGCGTACTTAGTCTCTGGGTCACATGATGCCTGTCATGGCCGCCTCCGTGGCCCGGGGAGGTGTGAGTGCTGGGTTCCTGCTGCGGGCGGCCAGGGGTGCCTGGTGGTGCCGACCCGGGGGTTTTTGGGGGTccggggaggcggcggcggcgcctgCGACAGCCAAGAAGTTCCGGGCGACAG GCTCGCGCCCGGCGGGGGAGGAAGAAGCCGGCGGCCCCGAGCGGCCCGGGGACGT GGTGAACGTGGTGTTCGTAGACCGGTCAGGCCAACGGATTCCG GAGCCTGTGAAGCCTCCCTGGCGTGCTCCACCTGCCACGTGTATGTGAGCGAGGACCACCTGGACCTTCTGCCTCCTCCTGACGAGAG GGAGGACGACATGCTGGACATGGCCCCCCTCCTCCAAGAGAACTCCCGGCTGGGCTGCCAGATTGTGCTGACACCTGAGCTGGAAGGGGCTGAATTCACCCTGCCCAAGATCACCAGGAACTTCTACGTGGACGGCCACGTCCCCAAGCCCCACTGA
- the FDX2 gene encoding ferredoxin-2, mitochondrial isoform X4 — protein sequence MMPVMAASVARGGVSAGFLLRAARGAWWCRPGGFWGSGEAAAAPATAKKFRATGSRPAGEEEAGGPERPGDVVNVVFVDRSGQRIPVSGRVGDNVLYLAQRHGVDLEATLAFLLFFKQPSSCLPQGLRICRSIRSAFPPDLLAPSHPSGPDEPVKPPWRAPPATCM from the exons ATGATGCCTGTCATGGCCGCCTCCGTGGCCCGGGGAGGTGTGAGTGCTGGGTTCCTGCTGCGGGCGGCCAGGGGTGCCTGGTGGTGCCGACCCGGGGGTTTTTGGGGGTccggggaggcggcggcggcgcctgCGACAGCCAAGAAGTTCCGGGCGACAG GCTCGCGCCCGGCGGGGGAGGAAGAAGCCGGCGGCCCCGAGCGGCCCGGGGACGT GGTGAACGTGGTGTTCGTAGACCGGTCAGGCCAACGGATTCCGGTGAGCGGCAGAGTCGGGGACAATGTTCTCTACCTGGCCCAGCGCCATGGGGTGGATCTGGAAG CCACACTGGCTTTCTTGCTCTTCTTCAAACAGCCCAGTTCATGCCTGCCTCAAGGCCTTCGCATTTGCCGTTCCATCAGAAGTGCTTTCCCACCAGATCTtctggctccttctcatccttcaggtccCGAT GAGCCTGTGAAGCCTCCCTGGCGTGCTCCACCTGCCACGTGTATGTGA
- the FDX2 gene encoding ferredoxin-2, mitochondrial isoform X1, whose product MSALMFGQLRAHLSRVRHGAYLVSGSHDACHGRLRGPGRCECWVPAAGGQGCLVVPTRGFLGVRGGGGGACDSQEVPGDRVNVVFVDRSGQRIPVSGRVGDNVLYLAQRHGVDLEGACEASLACSTCHVYVSEDHLDLLPPPDEREDDMLDMAPLLQENSRLGCQIVLTPELEGAEFTLPKITRNFYVDGHVPKPH is encoded by the exons ATGTCGGCGCTTATGTTCGGGCAATTACGGGCCCATCTCTCTCGCGTGCGCCACGGCGCGTACTTAGTCTCTGGGTCACATGATGCCTGTCATGGCCGCCTCCGTGGCCCGGGGAGGTGTGAGTGCTGGGTTCCTGCTGCGGGCGGCCAGGGGTGCCTGGTGGTGCCGACCCGGGGGTTTTTGGGGGTccggggaggcggcggcggcgcctgCGACAGCCAAGAAGTTCCGGGCGACAG GGTGAACGTGGTGTTCGTAGACCGGTCAGGCCAACGGATTCCGGTGAGCGGCAGAGTCGGGGACAATGTTCTCTACCTGGCCCAGCGCCATGGGGTGGATCTGGAAG GAGCCTGTGAAGCCTCCCTGGCGTGCTCCACCTGCCACGTGTATGTGAGCGAGGACCACCTGGACCTTCTGCCTCCTCCTGACGAGAG GGAGGACGACATGCTGGACATGGCCCCCCTCCTCCAAGAGAACTCCCGGCTGGGCTGCCAGATTGTGCTGACACCTGAGCTGGAAGGGGCTGAATTCACCCTGCCCAAGATCACCAGGAACTTCTACGTGGACGGCCACGTCCCCAAGCCCCACTGA